A genomic window from Glycine soja cultivar W05 chromosome 10, ASM419377v2, whole genome shotgun sequence includes:
- the LOC114371179 gene encoding uncharacterized protein LOC114371179, protein MSHRDSDSKRRHSKFDREASPKRYRRDSNRVTSDGGDRRNPPHHSRREPFDAAPKKSNSNDHHENPPKHLSQPPRSRSYHQHDERGSTGQVGRSSGQREAGGKVFTQSKENNESQSTEQKDEKSQVKLDDNLQKRDGFAERKDAPPTMRKMRAFREKIPADSADANPASMVEVKSSHTAHPPERNERKEERSSNPHHLDRPEKQIAEDRTPNKTEARRDGFSSRARYGGSGGNSNYRGRDKINGRQGYRPIKMRMEKWKHDLYQEVNKDPIPKNEDDQIAKLEALLAS, encoded by the exons ATGTCTCATCGAGACTCTGATTCCAAGCGTCGCCACTCCAAGTTCGATCGAGAAGCAAG TCCCAAGAGATATAGAAGGGATAGTAACAGAGTAACCTCAGATGGAGGAGATCGGAGAAACCCACCACATCATTCTAGGCGTGAACCCTTCGATGCTGCTCCCaagaaatcaaattcaaatgatcatcaTGAGAATCCGCCCAAACATTTGTCTCAACCACCAAGATCTCGCTCTTATCATCAG CATGATGAACGGGGTAGTACTGGGCAGGTTGGTCGAAGCAGTGGTCAAAGGGAAGCTGGTG GAAAAGTCTTTACTCAGAGTAAAGAGAATAATGAAAGTCAAAGTACAGAGCAAAAAGATGAGAAATCACAGGTGAAACTGGATGACAATTTACAGAAAAGAGATGGTTTTGCTGAAAGAAAAGATGCTCCACCTACTATGAGGAAAATGCGTGCATTTAGGGAGAAGATTCCTGCAGATTCAGCAGATGCTAATCCAGCTTCAATGGTGGAAGTAAAGTCAAGCCATACTGCCCATCCTCCggaaaggaatgaaaggaaGGAGGAAAGAAGCAGCAATCCTCATCATCTGGATAGACCTGAGAAGCAAATTGCTGAGGACAGAACACCCAATAAGACTGAAGCTAGAAGGGATGGTTTTTCATCAAGAGCAAGGTATGGGGGCAGTGGAGGCAATAGCAATTACAGGGGAAGAGATAAAATTAATGGAAGGCAAGGTTATCGTCCTATTAAGATGCGAATGGAGAAGTGGAAACATGATTTGTATCAAGAGGTTAACAAGGATCCTATTCCAAAGAATGAGGATGACCAGATTGCGAAGTTAGAAGCACTATTGGCTTCATAA
- the LOC114371180 gene encoding uncharacterized protein LOC114371180: MEGLIPYLIHAIKKQKPHHHNYRSYSHSESSNRSYHMLLASESFTGSSHRRTRSDFQPPTSEFLEQRYGVDGFLVSPRAQVTTAAPPATVNVNAAQRSNNITNMRNRK, from the coding sequence ATGGAAGGTTTGATCCCATATCTTATTCATGCAATCAAGAAGCAAAAGCCTCATCACCACAACTACAGGAGCTACTCTCATTCTGAAAGCTCAAACCGCAGCTACCACATGCTATTGGCGTCTGAATCCTTCACAGGATCTTCTCACAGAAGAACAAGGTCTGATTTTCAGCCCCCCACAAGTGAGTTCTTAGAGCAGAGATATGGTGTTGATGGATTCTTGGTCAGCCCCAGAGCCCAAGTTACTACTGCTGCTCCTCCTGCCACTGTCAATGTTAATGCTGCCCAACGCTCTAACAATATCACCAACATGCGCAATCGCAAGTGA
- the LOC114370572 gene encoding vacuolar-sorting receptor 1-like: MKLRRSSLCVFLGFLVLFLSPPPSMAKFVVEKNSLTVTSPDDIKGTHDSAIGNFGIPQYGGSMAGNVLYPKDNKKGCKEFDEYGISFKSKPGALPTIVLLDRGNCFFALKVWNAQKAGASAVLVSDDIEEKLITMDTPEEDGSSAKYIENITIPSALIEKSFGEKLKVAISNGDMVNVNLDWREAVPHPDDRVEYELWTNSNDECGVKCDMLMEFVKDFKGAAQILEKGGYTQFTPHYITWYCPQAFTLSKQCKSQCINHGRYCAPDPEQDFSTGYDGKDVVIENLRQLCVFKVANETKKPWVWWDYVTDFQIRCPMKEKKYNKKCADAVIESLGLDIKKIERCMGDPNADSENPVLKEEQDAQVGKGSRGDVTILPTLVVNNRQYRGKLEKGAVMKAICAGFEETTEPAVCLSSDVETNECLENNGGCWQDKVANITACKDTFRGRVCECPLVDGVQFKGDGYTTCAASGPGHCKINNGGCWHEARNGHAYSACSDDGGVKCKCPAGFKGDGVKNCEDIDECKEKKACQCPECSCKNTWGSYDCTCSGDLLYIRDHDTCISKTASQEGRSAWAAFWVILIGLVVAAAGAYLVYKYRIRSYMDSEIRAIMAQYMPLDSQGEIVNHVSEERA; encoded by the exons ATGAAGCTTCGGAGATCTTCGCTGTGCGTCTTTCTAGGGTTTCTGGTGCTGTTCCTTTCGCCGCCGCCATCAATGGCGAAATTCGTGGTGGAGAAGAACAGCTTGACGGTGACATCGCCGGACGACATCAAGGGCACGCACGATAGCGCGATTGGGAACTTCGGGATACCCCAATACGGTGGCAGCATGGCCGGGAACGTGTTGTAcccaaaggacaacaaaaaGGGTTGCAAGGAGTTCGATGAGTATGGCATTTCCTTCAAATCCAAACCCGGTGCTCTTCCCACTATCGTTTTGCTCGATCGAGGAA ATTGCTTCTTTGCTTTGAAGGTATGGAATGCACAGAAGGCTGGAGCTTCTGCTGTTCTTGTTTCGGATGATATTGAGGAAAAGTTGATAACCATGGACACTCCTGAGGAGGATGGGTCATCTGCAAAATACATAGAGAACATAACAATACCATCTGCTCTCATTGAGAAAAGTTTTGGTGAAAAGTTGAAGGTTGCCATAAGTAATGGGGATATGGTCAACGTCAATCTTGATTGGAGAGAGGCTGTCCCCCACCCGGACGACCGTGTGGAGTATGAATTGTGGACCAACAGCAATGACGAGTGTGGAGTTAAATGTGATATGTTGATGGAATTTGTGAAAGATTTTAAGGGTGCGGCACAGATATTGGAGAAAGGTGGTTATACTCAATTTACACCCCATTATATAACTTGGTACTGTCCTCAGGCATTTACATTGAGCAAACAGTGCAAGTCCCAGTGCATAAATCATGGAAGATATTGTGCTCCGGATCCTGAGCAAGATTTCAGCACTGGTTATGATGGGAAAGATGTGGTTATTGAAAATTTAAGGCAGCTATGTGTCTTCAAGGTGgcaaatgaaaccaaaaagccTTGGGTGTGGTGGGACTATGTCACTGATTTTCAAATTAGATGCCCAATGAAGGAGAAAAAGTATAACAAGAAATGTGCTGATGCTGTCATTGAATCACTTG GCCTTGATATTAAAAAGATTGAAAGGTGCATGGGAGATCCAAATGCTGATTCTGAAAATCCTGTTTTGAAAGAAGAGCAAGATGCCCAA GTTGGTAAGGGGTCACGAGGTGATGTTACCATATTGCCTACTCTAGTTGTCAATAATAGACAGTATCGAG GAAAATTGGAGAAAGGTGCTGTTATGAAAGCTATCTGTGCTGGTTTTGAAGAAACTACCGAACCAGCTGTTTGTTTGAGCAGTG ATGTGGAGACAAATGAGTGTTTGGAGAATAATGGTGGTTGTTGGCAGGATAAAGTAGCTAACATCACCGCATGCAAG GATACGTTCCGTGGGAGAGTATGTGAATGCCCCCTGGTGGATGGTGTGCAATTTAAAGGAGACGGATATACAACCTGTGCAG CTAGTGGACCTGGGCATTGCAAGATAAACAATGGAGGTTGTTGGCATGAAGCTAGGAATGGACATGCATATTCTGCTTGTTCG GATGATGGAGGGGTTAAATGCAAGTGTCCTGCAGGCTTTAAAGGTGATGGTGTCAAAAATTGTGAAG ACATTGACGAATGCAAAGAGAAGAAAGCTTGTCAGTGCCCTGAATGTAGCTGCAAGAATACTTGGGGAAGCTATGACTGCACTTGCAGTGGGGATCTTTTGTATATAAGGGACCACGACACTTGCATAA GTAAAACTGCCAGTCAGGAGGGAAGATCAGCTTGGGCTGCTTTTTGGGTTATTTTAATTGGCTTAGTTGTGGCTGCTGCAGGGGCATACCTTGTGTACAAATATAGAATAAGG TCATATATGGATTCTGAAATCAGAGCCATCATGGCACAGTATATGCCCTTGGACAGCCAAGGAGAAATTGTAAATCACGTGAGCGAAGAAAGAGCGTAA
- the LOC114370573 gene encoding transcription factor bHLH84-like, which translates to MDPVEQISEEWSSLSGFYTAEEANFMSQLLGNCSLPENLCGNFNLGIPSAIWPGHESTIVSVTGINESPYFHANGDNNNNNYLCFSQGSSSTADSSNIFPTTSGNSYTLNDPVANIGYMSTDFANLGPCNVQGSDSQQLNENTHEELGLEVIADKKLQDRQECEVLVSEAAEEDINTNLEKSGKRSRCSMQVRKSKKNVKPVKKPKSDSISNSEEGRSPHLQGCCSENDDSSASQELNGGGSSSLSLEDSTSLKLKGKKSTANRGSATDPQSVYARRRRERINERLKILQNLVPNGTKVDISTMLEEAVQYVKFLQLQIKLLSSDDLWMYSPIAYNGMNIGLDLNITPTKQP; encoded by the exons atggatcCTGTTGAGCAAATTTCTGAAGAGTGGAGTTCTCTTAGTGGATTCTACACAGCTGAGGAAGCTAACTTTATGAGCCAGTTGCTTGGTAACTGCTCACTCCCTGAGAACCTGTGTGGAAATTTCAATTTGGGAATTCCATCTGCAATATGGCCTGGCCATGAATCCACTATAGTGAGCGTGACAGGAATCAATGAAAGTCCATATTTTCATGCAAATGgtgataacaataataataattatttatgtttttcacAAGGAAGTAGCTCCACTGCTGATAGTAGCAATATTTTTCCTACTACAAGTGGTAATAGTTACACTTTGAATGATCCAGTGGCCAACATTGGCTACATGTCCACGGATTTTGCCAATTTAGGCCCATGTAATGTTCAAGGGAGTGACAGCCAACAGTTAAATGAAAACACCCatgaagagttaggtctagagGTTATTGCTGACAAGAAATTGCAGGATCGCCAGGAATGTGAAGTACTTGTTTCTGAAGCAGCAGAAGAGGATATAAACACCAATCTGGAGAAGTCAGGAAAAAGATCTAGGTGCTCAATGCAG GTGCGAAAGAGcaagaaaaatgttaaacctGTGAAGAAACCAAAATCTGATTCTATAAGTAACTCTGAAGAGGGTAGAAGTCCTCATCTTCAGGGTTGCTGCTCAGAGAATGATGACTCCAGTGCTTCTCAGGAGCTAAATGGAGGAGGATCTTCAAGTTTGAGCCTGGAGGATTCTACATCTCTTAAGTTAAAGGGGAAAAAATCAACAGCTAATAGAGGTTCTGCTACTGATCCACAGAGTGTATATGCAAGG agaagaagagaaagaataaaTGAAAGGTTGAAAATCCTACAAAACCTTGTCCCCAATGGAACCAAG GTGGATATCAGCACCATGCTTGAGGAAGCTGTCCAATATGTGAAGTTTTTGCAGCTCCAAATTAAG CTTCTGAGCTCTGATGATCTCTGGATGTACTCTCCCATTGCTTACAACGGAATGAACATTGGACTAGACCTCAATATTACCCCAACCAAACAACCATAA
- the LOC114369602 gene encoding transcription factor bHLH84-like: MEPVQLISEEWGSLCGFHTTEEADFMAQLFGCNTLVTEKHCGNTTLGFWPGHDESTIVAMTDTNSNSYLPPNVTDTNFLCFSQGSSSSTDNSGNNIFSITSSGAYSCDPEANFDSVSMVLCLGDAKFSPHSFQCDDNSSQQINENTDEESSLDPWKLAIADNNLQAKREYEMMVSEPVEVDRSRNLENLAKRLKSSIEVSKTLRSAKSGKNSKSASVSNDEDDRSLSLQAQRNSCFSQSDSNAYLEPNGGASKDPAPPNLHRKSRATTGAATDPQSLYARKRRERINERLRILQNLVPNGTKVDISTMLEEAVQYVKFLQLQIKLLSSDDLWMYAPIAYNGINIGLDLSISPTKGISM; this comes from the exons atggaacctgttcaattgatttctgaagaATGGGGTTCTCTTTGTGGATTTCACACAACTGAAGAAGCTGACTTCATGGCTCAGTTGTTTGGTTGCAACACTTTAGTCACAGAAAAGCACTGTGGAAATACCACTCTTGGCTTTTGGCCTGGGCATGATGAGTCCACAATAGTGGCCATGACAGACACTAATAGCAACTCATACCTTCCTCCAAACGTTACAGATACTAATTTTTTGTGTTTCTCACAAGGGAGTAGCTCCAGTACTGATAATAGTGGTAATAATATCTTTTCCATTACAAGTAGTGGAGCCTACTCCTGTGATCCAGAAGCAAACTTTGATTCTGTGTCCATGGTTTTGTGCCTTGGAGATGCCAAATTTAGTCCCCATAGTTTTCAATGTGATGACAACTCAAGCCAACAGATAAATGAAAACACTGATGAAGAGTCAAGTCTAGACCCATGGAAGTTGGCTATTGCTGACAATAATTTGCAGGCTAAGAGGGAGTATGAAATGATGGTTTCTGAACCTGTAGAAGTGGATAGAAGCAGAAACCTGGAGAACCTAGCAAAAAGACTAAAGAGTTCAATAGAG GTTTCAAAAACATTGAGGAGTGCTAAATCAgggaaaaattcaaaatctgcTTCAGTGAGCAACGATGAAGATGATAGAAGCTTGAGCCTCCAAGCCCAAAGGAATAGCTGTTTTTCACAGAGTGACTCTAATGCTTATCTGGAGCCAAATGGAGGGGCATCAAAAGATCCTGCACCTCCCAATTTGCATAGAAAATCAAGAGCAACTACCGGTGCTGCCACTGATCCACAGAGCCTCTATGCAAGA aagagaagagaaagaataaaTGAAAGGTTGAGAATACTGCAAAATCTTGTTCCCAACGGAACTAAG GTGGATATCAGCACCATGCTTGAGGAAGCTGTCCAATACGTTAAGTTTTTACAGCTCCAAATTAAG CTTCTGAGCTCTGACGATCTGTGGATGTATGCTCCAATTGCTTACAATGGAATAAACATTGGACTAGACCTCAGTATTTCTCCAACTAAAGGAATATCAATGTGA